In a single window of the Methanofollis ethanolicus genome:
- a CDS encoding histone family protein: MSELPIAPVGRIIKNAGAERVSADGSEALAALMEDYGTVLAREAIKLTRHAGRKTVKSVDIKMASEILK, encoded by the coding sequence ATGAGCGAACTGCCAATTGCACCAGTCGGAAGGATCATCAAGAATGCCGGTGCTGAGCGTGTCAGTGCCGACGGGAGCGAGGCTCTGGCCGCTCTGATGGAAGACTACGGCACGGTTCTCGCGCGGGAAGCGATCAAACTCACCCGTCATGCGGGAAGAAAGACCGTCAAGTCCGTGGACATCAAGATGGCCTCCGAGATTCTCAAGTGA
- a CDS encoding phosphoglycolate phosphatase, translating to MLKAVVTDLDGTLTDARRRISTAAIETIRDLVDTGIPVVIASGNTICSLDILCKMIGTDGTIIGENGGVYRLCFDGQVHVAGRQSVCWDAYHRIEEHFAAEGQTLTLYSPDNRFADIAFARTVEPAEVAGVIADMPVRAIDTGFAIHLQYQGISKGTALSDLSLLMGLSPADFLAIGDSENDREMIGHAGIGATVDNATPGTKATADYVSEKRYGEGFVEIIRKYQKLFG from the coding sequence GTGCTGAAGGCGGTCGTCACCGACCTCGACGGGACCCTGACCGATGCACGGCGGCGGATCTCCACCGCCGCCATCGAGACAATCCGGGACCTTGTCGATACCGGCATCCCCGTGGTCATCGCAAGCGGGAATACCATCTGCTCCCTGGACATACTGTGCAAGATGATCGGGACCGACGGGACGATCATCGGCGAGAACGGCGGGGTGTACCGCCTCTGCTTCGACGGCCAGGTCCATGTGGCAGGCCGCCAGTCGGTCTGCTGGGACGCGTACCACCGGATCGAGGAACATTTTGCCGCGGAGGGACAGACTCTCACCCTGTACTCCCCTGACAACCGCTTTGCCGACATCGCATTTGCCCGGACCGTCGAACCCGCCGAGGTGGCCGGGGTGATCGCCGACATGCCGGTCAGGGCGATCGACACCGGCTTTGCCATTCACCTCCAGTACCAGGGCATCTCGAAGGGAACGGCCCTTTCCGATCTCTCCCTCCTGATGGGCCTCTCCCCCGCCGATTTCCTTGCTATCGGTGACTCTGAGAACGATAGGGAGATGATCGGCCATGCCGGCATCGGGGCCACCGTGGACAACGCCACGCCAGGAACGAAGGCAACAGCCGATTATGTCTCTGAAAAGAGATATGGTGAGGGGTTTGTTGAAATTATCCGGAAATATCAGAAATTATTCGGGTAA
- a CDS encoding CBS domain-containing protein: MDLSLIQKEILITLITLYHRHSRAIKGEEIADVLKRNPGTVRNQMQSLKALSLVDGVPGPKGGYNPSVQAYRELNLTNYDQESHVPIARNGTEVEGANVAEIDFTTLCHPDICHALIRILGSVKVFDIGDQITIGPTPVNKLLVRGEIFGKDEVKSSLLISIIEMISLPKKSVRHYMSAPLLALSSDDTLKSAASFFAQHRIHGAPVMDGERLAGIVTLTDLADGLDQGLDLATPVTAVMTSDVVEADADTHLYEVIRRFKEREIGRLIVVEGGKPIGIITQSDIIGVFPAL, encoded by the coding sequence ATGGATTTATCGCTCATACAGAAAGAGATACTCATCACCCTCATCACCCTGTACCACCGACATTCCCGCGCGATCAAGGGGGAGGAGATCGCCGACGTGCTCAAGCGCAACCCCGGGACGGTCAGGAACCAGATGCAGTCTCTCAAGGCTCTCAGCCTCGTCGACGGCGTCCCCGGCCCGAAGGGAGGGTACAACCCCTCGGTACAGGCCTACCGCGAACTTAATCTCACGAACTATGACCAGGAGTCGCATGTCCCGATCGCCAGGAACGGCACCGAAGTCGAGGGAGCCAATGTGGCGGAGATCGACTTCACCACCCTCTGCCACCCCGACATCTGCCACGCGCTGATCCGGATCCTCGGGAGCGTGAAGGTCTTCGATATCGGGGACCAGATCACCATCGGCCCGACCCCGGTGAACAAACTCCTTGTTAGGGGGGAAATATTCGGAAAAGACGAGGTAAAAAGTTCACTCCTCATTTCCATCATCGAGATGATCTCCCTCCCGAAAAAATCGGTCAGACACTATATGAGCGCCCCGCTCCTCGCCCTCTCCTCCGACGACACCCTCAAATCCGCGGCGTCCTTTTTTGCACAGCACCGCATCCATGGGGCGCCGGTGATGGACGGTGAGAGGCTCGCCGGGATCGTCACCCTGACCGACCTTGCCGACGGACTGGACCAGGGACTTGACCTTGCCACACCGGTCACCGCGGTGATGACCTCGGATGTCGTCGAAGCCGATGCCGACACCCATCTCTACGAGGTGATCCGGCGCTTTAAAGAACGTGAAATAGGGCGTCTCATTGTTGTAGAGGGTGGAAAGCCCATCGGGATCATCACCCAGTCGGACATCATAGGTGTCTTCCCCGCACTGTAA
- a CDS encoding PRC-barrel domain-containing protein produces MSTIFSRGLARKKVMSNDGMIIGQIKNLMVDLDTGEVIDLIVKPDASFDTAGYRMDGEHMLIAFEAVKDARDYIVVDRYLSKK; encoded by the coding sequence ATGAGTACGATCTTTTCACGGGGCCTTGCACGCAAAAAAGTGATGAGCAATGACGGAATGATCATCGGCCAGATCAAGAACCTCATGGTCGATCTTGATACCGGCGAGGTGATCGACCTGATCGTCAAACCTGATGCCTCCTTTGACACGGCAGGATACAGGATGGACGGCGAACACATGCTTATCGCCTTCGAGGCGGTCAAGGACGCACGCGACTACATCGTGGTCGACCGGTACCTCTCGAAAAAATAA
- a CDS encoding presenilin family intramembrane aspartyl protease PSH, with product MDIRNNMPLMVMPVMLIVVEVLGILLALPMQAAGVAAFEDPTSVANPFIFLGLLLAFTLLMLGLIRIGGKKVILGLVALSIFLTFYYIFWTLSAIALGVSSAAFILPLAAAGAATAVLFLYPEWYVIDTLGILIAGGVASIFGISLAVLPVVLLLSLLAVYDALSVYRTKHMIALAEGIIDLKTPILFVIPKKRDFSFRKEGMNLQQEKEERGAFIMGMGDLIMPSILVVSAQVFVPTPALWFISVPALGAMAGSVVGMAVLLKFVLSGRPQAGLPPLNGGAILGFLLGCALSGSWGWLLIA from the coding sequence ATGGATATTCGGAATAACATGCCCCTGATGGTGATGCCGGTGATGCTGATCGTGGTCGAGGTGCTCGGCATCCTCCTTGCCCTGCCGATGCAGGCGGCCGGCGTTGCGGCCTTTGAAGACCCGACATCGGTTGCAAACCCCTTTATATTTCTCGGCCTCCTCCTGGCCTTCACCCTCCTCATGCTCGGTCTGATCAGGATCGGCGGGAAGAAAGTGATCCTCGGACTGGTTGCGCTCTCCATATTCCTGACTTTCTACTACATCTTCTGGACTCTGTCGGCCATCGCTCTCGGCGTCTCCTCTGCCGCGTTCATCCTGCCCCTCGCAGCCGCCGGTGCAGCCACGGCCGTCCTCTTCCTGTACCCCGAGTGGTACGTCATCGACACCCTCGGCATCCTCATCGCCGGAGGCGTCGCCTCCATCTTCGGGATCTCCCTTGCCGTCCTGCCGGTGGTCCTCCTTCTCTCTCTCCTTGCCGTCTATGACGCCCTCTCGGTGTACCGGACAAAGCACATGATCGCCCTTGCCGAGGGTATCATCGACCTCAAGACGCCCATCCTCTTCGTCATACCAAAGAAGAGGGATTTTTCATTCAGAAAAGAAGGGATGAACCTTCAGCAGGAGAAGGAAGAACGCGGGGCATTTATCATGGGCATGGGCGACCTGATCATGCCGTCCATCCTCGTCGTCTCGGCCCAGGTCTTCGTCCCGACACCGGCCCTCTGGTTCATCTCGGTCCCGGCGCTCGGAGCAATGGCCGGGTCAGTCGTCGGTATGGCCGTCCTCCTCAAGTTCGTCCTCTCCGGCCGTCCACAGGCCGGACTCCCGCCCCTCAACGGCGGTGCCATCCTCGGCTTCCTCCTCGGCTGCGCCCTGAGCGGGAGCTGGGGCTGGCTCCTGATAGCGTGA
- a CDS encoding OB-fold nucleic acid binding domain-containing protein codes for MNFHYALVDDLISREEFEKRVGERMKAAGGLLDENAASLLVVTDCGRHHQRIAGIAPGPSIVSFFGKVLSAGEPEEFAGKDGETGVRANLLLGDASGRIEVTLWDEKAGAAGEIEPGEVLEVIGRLAPRGGSVTALALRKSTVLIDCPMETERTCASPVGTGDLVVRILGIGDLREFTRGDGTGGAMVTAVIGDGSGTARLVCWDPAVLAASAAGDVVCIRGARGAVKAGGPEFSLDDRGSVTPSPEEVEVRTTPAAEVKAGECVSLEGRVAAVQPPRSFQTRTGERSYVQNLDLSDDSGTVRLVLWGDRALLGLAPGDDLRVYHARAKEGRSGGTEVSVGRGSMLLGAGEEDEEEIVFQGTTVPSALGMTLDNGTEAYLLPGDILPGQEVTVTGTRRGPRIIPQAVEPAEVDRQALERRLAALFDETC; via the coding sequence GTGAACTTTCACTACGCACTCGTCGACGACCTGATCAGCCGCGAGGAATTTGAAAAGCGGGTCGGTGAACGGATGAAGGCGGCGGGCGGTCTCCTCGACGAGAACGCCGCTTCGCTCCTCGTCGTCACCGACTGCGGCCGCCACCACCAGCGGATCGCCGGCATCGCCCCCGGCCCCTCGATCGTTTCCTTCTTCGGGAAGGTGCTCTCTGCCGGCGAACCCGAGGAGTTCGCCGGGAAGGACGGGGAGACCGGAGTGCGCGCCAACCTCCTCCTCGGCGACGCGTCCGGACGGATCGAGGTGACTCTCTGGGACGAGAAAGCCGGGGCGGCCGGGGAGATCGAGCCCGGCGAGGTACTCGAGGTGATCGGGAGGCTTGCACCGCGGGGGGGGAGCGTCACGGCCCTCGCCCTGCGGAAGTCCACGGTGCTCATCGACTGCCCGATGGAGACCGAACGTACCTGCGCTTCCCCGGTCGGCACCGGCGACCTTGTGGTACGCATCCTCGGCATCGGAGACCTGCGAGAGTTCACGCGGGGAGACGGGACAGGGGGGGCGATGGTCACGGCTGTCATCGGCGACGGAAGCGGGACGGCGCGCCTCGTCTGCTGGGATCCGGCGGTGCTCGCGGCCTCTGCGGCAGGGGACGTGGTGTGCATCAGAGGGGCGCGGGGGGCCGTGAAGGCCGGGGGGCCGGAGTTCTCCCTCGACGACCGGGGCAGCGTCACCCCCTCCCCTGAGGAGGTCGAGGTCCGGACCACCCCGGCCGCAGAGGTGAAGGCCGGGGAATGTGTCTCCCTGGAAGGGCGGGTGGCGGCGGTGCAACCGCCGCGGAGCTTCCAGACTCGCACCGGAGAGCGGTCCTATGTGCAGAATCTCGACCTCTCCGACGATTCGGGGACGGTGCGCCTCGTCCTCTGGGGTGACCGCGCCCTCCTCGGCCTTGCGCCCGGCGACGACCTCCGTGTCTACCATGCGAGGGCGAAGGAGGGGCGAAGCGGCGGGACAGAGGTCTCTGTCGGGAGGGGGAGCATGCTCCTCGGGGCCGGTGAAGAGGACGAGGAAGAGATTGTCTTTCAGGGGACGACCGTCCCCTCGGCCCTCGGCATGACCCTCGACAACGGCACCGAGGCCTACCTCCTCCCTGGCGACATCCTCCCCGGCCAGGAAGTGACGGTGACCGGGACGCGGCGGGGGCCGCGGATCATCCCGCAGGCCGTCGAACCGGCAGAGGTAGACAGGCAGGCCCTTGAAAGGCGCCTTGCGGCACTCTTCGACGAGACATGCTGA
- the radA gene encoding DNA repair and recombination protein RadA yields the protein MPNVSMDLEDLPGVGPTTADKLREAGYATVEGIATASPADLAEAAEIGESSAKKIIKAARELADIGGFKTGVAVLEDRKEVKKLQTLVPEFDALLDGGLETKSISEFYGEFGSGKSQIAHQMAVNAQLPEEFGGLHGSCVYIDTENTFRPERIEQMVAGLEIPGYDTPPLMEFLERIHVAKGYTSDHQMLLVDSARDLANEMKDSDYPVRLIIIDSLTAHFRAEYAGRGTLSVRQQKLNRHMYDLAKIAEEYNAVALVTNQVQSNPGVFFGDPTKPIGGNIVGHAAKFRLYLRKSKGGRRIAKLVDSPNLPEGEAAFVVETSGLKP from the coding sequence ATGCCAAACGTATCCATGGACCTTGAAGACCTCCCCGGCGTCGGGCCGACAACGGCGGACAAGCTTCGGGAGGCAGGCTATGCAACTGTTGAGGGCATTGCCACAGCTTCGCCGGCCGACCTCGCCGAGGCGGCAGAGATCGGAGAGTCAAGCGCAAAGAAGATTATTAAGGCAGCCCGCGAACTCGCCGATATCGGCGGGTTCAAGACCGGCGTCGCCGTCCTCGAAGACAGGAAAGAAGTGAAAAAACTTCAGACCCTTGTCCCCGAATTCGACGCCCTCCTCGACGGCGGGCTGGAGACAAAGTCCATCTCGGAATTTTACGGTGAGTTCGGGTCGGGCAAGAGTCAGATCGCCCACCAGATGGCGGTCAACGCCCAGCTCCCCGAGGAGTTCGGCGGGCTGCACGGGTCCTGCGTCTACATCGACACCGAGAACACCTTCCGCCCCGAACGTATCGAGCAGATGGTGGCAGGGCTCGAGATCCCGGGCTACGATACACCCCCGCTCATGGAGTTCCTGGAACGGATCCATGTTGCAAAGGGCTACACCTCCGACCACCAGATGCTCCTCGTCGACAGCGCCCGCGACCTTGCAAACGAGATGAAGGACAGTGACTATCCCGTACGGCTGATCATCATCGACTCGCTGACCGCCCACTTCAGGGCAGAATATGCCGGCAGGGGTACCCTGTCGGTGCGGCAGCAGAAGCTGAACCGGCACATGTACGACCTTGCAAAAATCGCCGAGGAGTACAATGCCGTCGCACTCGTCACCAACCAGGTCCAGTCGAACCCCGGCGTCTTCTTCGGCGACCCCACGAAACCGATAGGCGGCAACATCGTCGGACATGCTGCGAAGTTCAGGCTCTACCTCAGGAAGAGCAAGGGCGGCCGGCGGATCGCAAAACTCGTCGACAGCCCGAACCTGCCTGAAGGCGAGGCGGCGTTCGTCGTCGAGACGTCGGGCCTCAAGCCCTGA